In one Brassica oleracea var. oleracea cultivar TO1000 chromosome C9, BOL, whole genome shotgun sequence genomic region, the following are encoded:
- the LOC106317978 gene encoding uncharacterized protein LOC106317978: protein MFIKPPMKTLLFRRHVSPSFQGTKLLNDSVRLVILSVTKKLRKEHAVAKRLQRIQTNQKVQPASAFFIFIENFRETFKKELPKNKSVATMKVQEKMRNLTPTGFEDGTVGIWHATTYESFI from the exons ATGTTCATCAAACCACCGATGAAGACCCTTCTGTT TCGTCGACACGTCTCTCCCAGCTTCCAAGGGACTAAGTTACTAAACGATTCAGTACGCTTA GTGATACTTTCTGTGACCAAGAAGCTGAGGAAGGAGCATGCTGTAGCAAAGCGTCTACAAAGAATCCAAACAAACCAAAAAGTCCAGCCAGCCAGTGCCTTCTTCATTTTCAT TGAAAATTTCCGTGAGACTTTCAAGAAGGAGCTTCCCAAAAACAAATCTGTTGCTACT ATGAAGGTCCAAGAGAAGATGAGGAATCTGACACCCACAGGTTTTGAGGATGGCACTGTTGGCATTTGGCACGCCACGACATACGAGAGTTTTATCTAA
- the LOC106313764 gene encoding uncharacterized WD repeat-containing protein C2A9.03-like isoform X2 has protein sequence MADFDEYMADEYDMDILEDDVNPDFDGIDIGVEDFDQLTKAEDTSAAQARDGKDIQGIPWERLSVTRQKYRKTRLDQYKNYENIPDSGESAAKNCTNTEKGSSFYTFRRNSRSVRSTILHFQLRNLVWATSKHDVYLLSNYSISHWSSLTGSRNEILNVKGHVAPSERHPESLLEGFTETQVSTLAVKERLLVAGGFQGELICKHLDRPGVSFCSRTTYMENAITNAIDIYRNSSGALRFMASNNDCGVRDFDMERYKLVQLFRYLWPVNHSSLSPDGKLVAVVGDDPNGLLVDSSNGQTIGTLRGHVDYSFASAWHPNGVTFATGNQDKTCRIWDTRKTSESVAVLKGNLGSVRSIRFTSDGRYIAMAEPADFVHIYDTTTGYKKEQEIDFFGEISGISFSPDTESLFIGVWDRTYGSLLEYGRTRDYSYLDSLLR, from the exons ATGGCTGACTTTG ATGAATATATGGCGGATGAATACGACATGGATATTCTTGAGGATGATGTGAATCCTGATTTTGATGGAATTGATATCGGTGTTGAAGATTTCGACCAATTG ACCAAGGCTGAAGATACCTCAGCTGCTCAAGCTCGGGACGGGAAGGACATTCAGGGTATACCCTGGGAGAGACTTAGCGTGACTAGACAAAAGTACAGGAAAACTAGGCTAGATCAGTATAAAAACTATGAGAATATCCCCGATTCTGGCGAGTCAGCTGCCAAG AACTGCACCAATACTGAGAAAGGCAGCTCGTTCTATACGTTCAGGAGGAATTCTAGATCAGTGAGATCAACTATCCTTCATTTTCAG TTGAGGAATTTGGTCTGGGCTACATCGAAGCATGATGTTTACCTCTTGTCCAACTACTCTATCAGCCACTGGTCGTCTTTGACAGGTTCCAGGAATGAAATTCTCAACGTTAAAGGTCATGTTGCTCCCTCGGAG AGGCATCCCGAGAGTTTGTTGGAAGGATTTACTGAGACTCAAGTTAGCACTCTTGCAGTGAAAGAAAGGTTGCTGGTTGCTGGCGGGTTTCAAGGAGAACTCATTTGCAAG CATCTTGATAGACCTGGGGTGAGCTTCTGCTCACGTACAACTTACATGGAAAACGCTATCACCAACGCTATAGATATATACAGAAACTCGAG CGGAGCACTACGTTTCATGGCCTCAAATAATGACTGTGGAGTTAGAGACTTTGACATGGAGAGATATAAGCTTGTCCAACTCTTCCGTTATCTCTGGCCTGTCAAC CATAGCTCCCTAAGTCCTGATGGAAAACTAGTAGCAGTCGTTGGAGATGACCCAAATGGTCTATTGGTAGACTCAAGCAACGGACAG ACGATCGGGACGCTAAGAGGTCACGTAGATTATTCATTTGCATCCGCTTGGCATCCCAACGGTGTGACGTTTGCCACAGGAAACCAAGACAAGACCTGTCGTATATGGGACACAAGGAAAACCTCGGAGTCAGTTGCTGTGCTTAAAGGCAACCTTGGATCGGTTCGGTCCATTAGGTTCACATCGGACGGACGGTACATTGCGATGGCCGAGCCAGCAGATTTTGTGCATATCTATGATACAACGACAGGTTACAAAAAGGAGCAAGAGATTGATTTCTTTGGAGAGATATCTGGGATTTCATTTAGCCCAGACACTGAATCTCTCTTCATCGGTGTTTGGGACCGGACTTATGGAAGTCTCTTGGAGTATGGTCGAACCAGAGACTACTCTTATCTTGATTCATTACTTCGATAA
- the LOC106313764 gene encoding uncharacterized WD repeat-containing protein C2A9.03-like isoform X1, giving the protein MSDYNVDEPEDEYMADEYDMDILEDDVNPDFDGIDIGVEDFDQLTKAEDTSAAQARDGKDIQGIPWERLSVTRQKYRKTRLDQYKNYENIPDSGESAAKNCTNTEKGSSFYTFRRNSRSVRSTILHFQLRNLVWATSKHDVYLLSNYSISHWSSLTGSRNEILNVKGHVAPSERHPESLLEGFTETQVSTLAVKERLLVAGGFQGELICKHLDRPGVSFCSRTTYMENAITNAIDIYRNSSGALRFMASNNDCGVRDFDMERYKLVQLFRYLWPVNHSSLSPDGKLVAVVGDDPNGLLVDSSNGQTIGTLRGHVDYSFASAWHPNGVTFATGNQDKTCRIWDTRKTSESVAVLKGNLGSVRSIRFTSDGRYIAMAEPADFVHIYDTTTGYKKEQEIDFFGEISGISFSPDTESLFIGVWDRTYGSLLEYGRTRDYSYLDSLLR; this is encoded by the exons ATGTCTGATTACAATGTTGATGAACCTGAAGATGAATATATGGCGGATGAATACGACATGGATATTCTTGAGGATGATGTGAATCCTGATTTTGATGGAATTGATATCGGTGTTGAAGATTTCGACCAATTG ACCAAGGCTGAAGATACCTCAGCTGCTCAAGCTCGGGACGGGAAGGACATTCAGGGTATACCCTGGGAGAGACTTAGCGTGACTAGACAAAAGTACAGGAAAACTAGGCTAGATCAGTATAAAAACTATGAGAATATCCCCGATTCTGGCGAGTCAGCTGCCAAG AACTGCACCAATACTGAGAAAGGCAGCTCGTTCTATACGTTCAGGAGGAATTCTAGATCAGTGAGATCAACTATCCTTCATTTTCAG TTGAGGAATTTGGTCTGGGCTACATCGAAGCATGATGTTTACCTCTTGTCCAACTACTCTATCAGCCACTGGTCGTCTTTGACAGGTTCCAGGAATGAAATTCTCAACGTTAAAGGTCATGTTGCTCCCTCGGAG AGGCATCCCGAGAGTTTGTTGGAAGGATTTACTGAGACTCAAGTTAGCACTCTTGCAGTGAAAGAAAGGTTGCTGGTTGCTGGCGGGTTTCAAGGAGAACTCATTTGCAAG CATCTTGATAGACCTGGGGTGAGCTTCTGCTCACGTACAACTTACATGGAAAACGCTATCACCAACGCTATAGATATATACAGAAACTCGAG CGGAGCACTACGTTTCATGGCCTCAAATAATGACTGTGGAGTTAGAGACTTTGACATGGAGAGATATAAGCTTGTCCAACTCTTCCGTTATCTCTGGCCTGTCAAC CATAGCTCCCTAAGTCCTGATGGAAAACTAGTAGCAGTCGTTGGAGATGACCCAAATGGTCTATTGGTAGACTCAAGCAACGGACAG ACGATCGGGACGCTAAGAGGTCACGTAGATTATTCATTTGCATCCGCTTGGCATCCCAACGGTGTGACGTTTGCCACAGGAAACCAAGACAAGACCTGTCGTATATGGGACACAAGGAAAACCTCGGAGTCAGTTGCTGTGCTTAAAGGCAACCTTGGATCGGTTCGGTCCATTAGGTTCACATCGGACGGACGGTACATTGCGATGGCCGAGCCAGCAGATTTTGTGCATATCTATGATACAACGACAGGTTACAAAAAGGAGCAAGAGATTGATTTCTTTGGAGAGATATCTGGGATTTCATTTAGCCCAGACACTGAATCTCTCTTCATCGGTGTTTGGGACCGGACTTATGGAAGTCTCTTGGAGTATGGTCGAACCAGAGACTACTCTTATCTTGATTCATTACTTCGATAA
- the LOC106316961 gene encoding zinc finger protein ZAT4, with amino-acid sequence MDQCRFSHGRPRFGSIKFKVPNSSQPFISQKRKEMEEEDQAEEEAKSIGFREEEEGEDDDGAKSIEEEEKKHICCECGKRFKSGKALGGHKRIHVLEARKFSMVRPKMVAGVVGRSDERDDFEVDCCVCHKKFTSMKALYGHMRFHPDRGWKGVLPPHHHHPLDHDSGEFISSDYDDDDDDDDGDHEDDDDDENSELWDNHWELDNVVDLKDSIKGWAVTGKRGRRSALKDPPPEDVDAKDLLFLATTAEAVDLDAAETCDSRSVEEMMKKRKKKRKRLSEMEKESTSSHDHHQLEVGAASAAEEGGGGAREKHVCVTCNKSFASYQALGGHRASHNKVKISENHQARANSEALLLGTEAMMTGLASAQGPNTSLSIGNKGDHVCNICQKSFTTGQALGGHKRCHWPGPTSNEAATAPVPASNESATTAPTPLVACSSSQVTETVQEEKKLKRKFLEFDLNELPPNEE; translated from the coding sequence ATGGACCAGTGTCGATTCTCACATGGTAGACCCAGGTTTGGATCTATCAAGTTTAAAGTTCCAAACTCATCACAGCCTTTCATTTCTCAGAAAAGAAAAGAGATGGAAGAAGAAGATCAAGCTGAAGAAGAAGCTAAAAGCATCGGTTTCAGGGAAGAAGAAGAAGGTGAGGATGATGATGGAGCTAAGAGTATTGAAGAAGAAGAGAAGAAGCATATATGCTGTGAATGTGGTAAACGTTTTAAGTCAGGCAAGGCGTTAGGCGGTCATAAAAGGATTCATGTGCTGGAAGCTCGGAAATTTTCAATGGTGAGACCGAAGATGGTGGCTGGTGTGGTTGGTAGATCTGATGAGAGAGATGACTTCGAAGTTGATTGCTGTGTTTGTCATAAGAAGTTTACATCGATGAAGGCTTTGTATGGACATATGAGGTTTCATCCAGACAGAGGATGGAAAGGTGTTTTGCCTCCTCATCATCATCATCCACTTGATCATGATAGTGGTGAGTTTATAAGCTCTGATTATGATGATGATGATGATGATGATGATGGTGATCATGAGGATGATGATGATGATGAGAACTCGGAGTTATGGGATAATCATTGGGAATTGGATAACGTGGTTGACCTTAAGGACTCAATCAAAGGATGGGCGGTGACAGGAAAGAGAGGAAGGAGAAGTGCTTTGAAGGATCCACCACCAGAAGATGTTGATGCTAAGGATCTATTGTTCTTAGCTACTACAGCAGAAGCTGTAGATCTCGATGCTGCAGAGACTTGTGATTCACGCTCGGTTGAAGAGATGATGAAGAAGAGGAAAAAGAAGAGGAAAAGATTGTCTGAGATGGAGAAAGAATCAACATCTAGTCATGATCATCATCAGCTTGAGGTTGGTGCTGCTTCTGCTGCTGAGGAAGGTGGTGGTGGTGCACGTGAGAAGCACGTGTGTGTGACTTGCAACAAGTCGTTTGCTTCTTATCAAGCTTTAGGAGGTCATAGAGCGAGTCACAACAAGGTCAAGATTTCGGAGAATCATCAAGCTAGGGCTAACAGTGAAGCTTTGTTACTTGGAACCGAAGCAATGATGACCGGTTTAGCTAGTGCTCAAGGACCAAACACTTCTTTGAGCATTGGCAATAAGGGAGATCATGTTTGTAACATTTGTCAGAAAAGTTTCACAACAGGTCAAGCTCTTGGAGGTCACAAGAGATGCCACTGGCCTGGACCAACTTCTAATGAGGCTGCAACCGCTCCTGTACCAGCTTCTAATGAATCTGCAACCACTGCTCCAACCCCTCTAGTAGCATGTTCTTCTAGTCAAGTAACAGAGACAGTGCAAGAGGAGAAGAAATTGAAGAGAAAGTTTCTAGAGTTTGACTTGAATGAGTTGCCACCTAATGAAGAGTAA
- the LOC106315861 gene encoding WPP domain-interacting protein 2: MDYDEVNSDHEAHASKEFMKEPEIKNNGSSDDLDPLTEALNSYHNLQQVLEKELHKFQELGKESISLLHGGSESSSCIHSGHDQAGEASSSRWFGSENTGEKRLTSLDSEVLNLVKNVEHLEIKLEETKRFLDVKESQIRELESTISVSGQGTEMEIGIEDIFQQKIEAEIEHLTFSRSVENLKRKIKLIEEEKALAEAHGTLSKLEEAKTKAENLKNQALDLQDHCVDIKEIQEVKSFKKRVVKTTSCLLLQLGLLFILFNVLLVPESETVVPT; encoded by the exons ATGGATTACGACGAAGTAAATAGTGATCATGAGGCGCATGCTTCAAAAGAGTTTATGAAAGAGCCTGAGATCAAGAACAATGGTTCCTCAGACGATCTGGATCCATTAACTGAAGCCTTGAACAGTTACCACAACTTGCAACAAGTCCTAGAAAAAG AACTTCACAAGTTCCAAGAGCTTGGGAAAGAATCTATATCTTTACTACATGGTGGATCAGAAAGCAGCAGTTGCATACACTCAGGACATGACCAAGCCGGTGAAGCAAGCTCTTCTCGCTGGTTTGGGTCTGAAAACACAGGTGAGAAGAGGTTAACTTCACTGGATTCCGAGGTACTAAACCTGGTGAAGAATGTAGAGCATCTGGAGATCAAACTAGAAGAAACAAAGCGTTTTCTCGACGTTAAAGAATCACAAATCCGTGAACTCGAATCCACCATAAGCGTTTCAGGGCAAGGAACAGAGATGGAGATTGGGATAGAAGACATTTTCCAGCAAAAGATAGAGGCAGAGATTGAACATCTTACATTCTCAAGATCAGTGGAGAACCTAAAAAGAAAGATCAAACTGATTGAAGAAGAGAAGGCTTTGGCAGAAGCTCATGGGACTTTGTCAAAGCTTGAAGAAGCAAAAACCAAAGCTGAGAATCTAAAGAATCAAGCTCTAGATTTACAAGACCATTGTGTTGACATCAAAGAGATACAGGAAGTGAAGAGTTTCAAGAAGAGAGTAGTTAAGACCACTTCATGTCTTCTTCTACAGTTAGGTTTGCTGTTTATACTGTTTAATGTCCTGTTAGTGCCAGAGTCGGAAACCGTTGTACCCACATGA
- the LOC106319193 gene encoding uncharacterized protein LOC106319193 — protein sequence MRREEEASLVGLTIRTSSATASSSSKKGKDVQTNDASDSSPSIKNSPFNSPSLVSPPSSAFVSALQSPYISPRATQPLTTTTAHKPSSPPPEDVPSSSYTPPSDQYEFSDDPSDRKLKLSSACTPDPALPRISFSFPVPRVSLAKVSVSSPATTNTTKLRSSDVFIGFHGQNPNLVRFCKWLKSELELQGIACFVADRAKYSDTQSHEIADRVICSVTYGIVVVSCSSLLNYLSLEEVRFFAQKKNLIPIFYGTGPSEIMGLLNCNAIDKECKEAIDGLFKSHEFKLEANESNWRSCVGKTAMILRGKLGRKSVVDKEIVERIDELPFPRNRTFLGREKEIIEMEMAFFGSNGEYLESTTPSSKGEASGLSSEGLADEESDAAVSTRNGKFITLELGRCSEQRSEAPNGGKNSLKRLLKTKKCRSSSGNCKSSSSTSVVCVNGVPGIGKTELALEFAYRYSQRYKMVLWVGGEARYFRQNLLNLSFSLGVDVSADAEKDRGRLRSFDEQEFEAFKRIKRELFRDMPYLLIIDNLEIEKDWWEGKDLNDLIPRNTGGTHVLITTRLPKVMAFDTVQLSSLPSSDAMVLLRGRRKKDYPAEEVEILKVFEEKLGRLSYGLWVIGSLLSELAITPSALFEAVNKVHIEERSASPFLNSNDEGYCRSNPFVAKVLAFCLAVLEQAQGNRNLLSLKMLLVGAWFAPVPIPVNLLAAAAKNMPTGGNRFSKWNKCLSHTFAWCGGCGGLGRRGEEDAAFLLVRLGLARMSNRQPGCWIQFHPITQTFARRRDYILAPKATVQGVRKIENPLLNLDHLWASAFLVFGFKSEPPLVELQAMDLVLYIKRTALPLAITAFTTFSRCTSALELLKVCTNVLEDAEKSFVTQIQDWRQGSLCWKKKTSKKVDEYVWQDVTLLKALLLETRAKLLLRGGHFDSGEELCRTCISIRTVMLGHNHELTLAAQETLAKLVRMRSKI from the coding sequence ATGAGGAGAGAGGAAGAAGCAAGTTTAGTTGGATTAACCATAAGAACATCATCAGCAACAGCAAGCTCCTCAAGCAAGAAAGGCAAAGATGTTCAGACAAATGATGCTTCAGATTCATCTCCAAGTATCAAAAACTCTCCTTTCAATTCACCATCTCTTGTGTCCCCACCATCTTCTGCTTTTGTTTCCGCTTTACAATCTCCTTATATATCCCCAAGAGCCACTCAACCCCTTACCACCACCACCGCTCACAAGCCCTCCTCGCCGCCTCCTGAAGATGTACCAAGCAGCTCCTACACTCCTCCTTCCGACCAGTACGAGTTCTCCGACGACCCATCAGACCGGAAGCTCAAGTTATCATCAGCTTGTACTCCAGATCCTGCTCTTCCAAGGATCTCCTTCTCTTTCCCTGTCCCTAGAGTCTCTTTAGCTAAAGTCTCTGTCTCTTCACCTGCTACCACCAACACCACCAAGCTCAGAAGCTCTGATGTCTTCATAGGGTTCCACGGACAAAACCCAAACCTGGTGAGGTTCTGCAAGTGGCTAAAGTCCGAGCTTGAGCTTCAGGGAATCGCTTGTTTCGTCGCCGACAGAGCTAAGTATTCGGACACGCAGAGCCATGAGATAGCAGACAGAGTTATCTGTTCTGTCACTTATGGGATTGTGGTTGTGTCTTGCTCGAGCTTGCTCAACTACCTTAGCTTGGAGGAGGTTAGGTTCTTCGCTCAGAAGAAGAACTTGATTCCTATCTTCTATGGTACTGGACCTTCTGAGATAATGGGTCTTCTCAACTGCAATGCCATTGATAAAGAGTGTAAAGAAGCTATAGATGGGTTGTTCAAGTCACATGAGTTTAAACTAGAAGCTAATGAGAGTAACTGGAGAAGCTGTGTGGGGAAGACGGCGATGATTCTGAGGGGGAAGCTTGGGAGGAAGAGTGTGGTTGATAAGGAGATAGTGGAGAGGATTGATGAGCTTCCTTTCCCAAGAAACAGAACTTTTCTTGGAAGAGAGAAGGAGATAATAGAGATGGAGATGGCTTTCTTTGGTAGTAATGGAGAGTATCTCGAGTCCACAACACCAAGTTCCAAAGGAGAAGCAAGTGGATTGTCATCTGAAGGGCTTGCAGATGAGGAATCAGACGCTGCTGTATCGACTCGGAACGGGAAGTTTATCACCTTGGAGCTTGGAAGATGCTCGGAGCAAAGAAGTGAAGCTCCAAACGGTGGAAAAAACTCTCTTAAAAGACTGTTGAAGACTAAGAAATGCAGAAGCAGTAGTGGTAACTGCAAGAGTAGTAGCAGCACAAGTGTTGTTTGTGTGAATGGAGTTCCAGGGATTGGGAAGACAGAGCTAGCTCTCGAGTTCGCTTACAGGTATTCTCAGAGGTATAAGATGGTTTTGTGGGTGGGAGGGGAAGCTAGATACTTCAGGCAGAACCTGTTGAACCTGTCATTCAGCTTGGGGGTTGATGTGAGCGCTGATGCTGAGAAGGATAGAGGTAGGCTAAGGAGCTTTGACGAGCAAGAGTTTGAAGCTTTCAAGAGGATCAAGAGAGAGCTTTTCAGAGACATGCCTTATCTTCTCATCATTGATAATCTTGAGATAGAGAAAGACTGGTGGGAAGGGAAAGATCTGAACGATCTGATTCCGAGAAACACTGGAGGTACTCATGTCTTGATCACTACTAGGCTCCCTAAAGTCATGGCCTTCGACACAGTACAGCTTTCTTCCTTGCCTTCATCTGATGCAATGGTGCTACTTAGAGGAAGGAGAAAGAAAGATTACCCTGCTGAGGAGGTTGAGATCCTCAAGGTGTTCGAAGAGAAGTTGGGAAGGTTGAGCTATGGTCTTTGGGTGATAGGTTCATTGCTCTCAGAGCTTGCTATTACACCTTCTGCTCTCTTTGAAGCTGTGAACAAAGTTCATATAGAAGAGCGTTCAGCGTCACCGTTTCTTAACTCAAACGATGAGGGATACTGCAGATCCAATCCGTTCGTTGCAAAGGTATTAGCCTTCTGTTTGGCTGTTTTGGAGCAAGCTCAAGGAAACAGAAACCTTCTCTCGTTGAAAATGCTACTAGTGGGAGCTTGGTTTGCTCCTGTCCCAATCCCGGTTAACTTGCTAGCCGCAGCGGCTAAAAACATGCCCACAGGTGGGAACCGGTTTAGCAAATGGAACAAATGTTTGAGCCACACGTTTGCTTGGTGCGGTGGTTGTGGTGGACTAGGACGCAGAGGCGAAGAGGACGCTGCTTTTTTACTAGTCAGGTTAGGACTAGCGAGGATGAGTAATAGACAGCCTGGATGTTGGATTCAGTTCCATCCCATAACTCAGACGTTTGCAAGGAGAAGAGACTACATACTTGCTCCCAAGGCAACGGTTCAAGGCGTGAGGAAAATCGAAAACCCGTTGCTGAATCTTGATCACTTGTGGGCTTCAGCGTTCTTGGTGTTCGGATTCAAGTCGGAGCCTCCTCTGGTGGAGTTGCAAGCGATGGATTTGGTGCTTTACATCAAGAGAACAGCTCTTCCTTTAGCGATCACAGCTTTCACAACCTTCTCTAGGTGCACTTCAGCTTTGGAGCTTCTGAAAGTGTGCACCAACGTGCTGGAGGATGCGGAGAAGTCGTTTGTGACTCAGATACAAGATTGGCGACAAGGCTCTCTCTGCTGGAAGAAGAAGACTAGCAAGAAGGTGGATGAGTACGTGTGGCAGGATGTTACGCTGTTGAAGGCTTTGTTACTGGAGACAAGAGCGAAGCTGCTGCTGCGAGGAGGGCATTTTGATAGCGGAGAGGAGCTGTGCAGGACTTGTATCAGTATCAGGACGGTGATGCTGGGACATAACCATGAGCTCACTTTGGCTGCTCAAGAAACACTAGCGAAGTTGGTTAGAATGAGAAGCAAGATATGA
- the LOC106318345 gene encoding PRA1 family protein G2 translates to MAPTITTTTTTMAPTYTSIPIPTGDVISRSIHNLTSAISRHRPWSELVFSGAFCFPERFSSLPLRSRSNFRYFSVNYSLIIGTCAAFSLVTASPVALVVVGTIIALWLLLHFFREDPLLLWGFQVGDRMVVCFLVLASVWALWFTSSAVSLAVGVSVGLLLCTVHSLIRNSDELFLEEDDAITGGLIGSNRR, encoded by the coding sequence ATGGCTCCAACGATTACGACGACGACGACGACGATGGCACCAACCTACACATCAATTCCGATCCCTACCGGCGACGTCATCTCCCGATCAATCCACAATCTCACTTCCGCTATCTCTCGCCACCGTCCCTGGTCGGAACTTGTCTTTTCCGGCGCTTTCTGCTTCCCGGAGAGATTCTCCTCTCTCCCCCTCCGATCTCGGTCGAACTTCCGCTACTTCTCCGTCAACTACTCTCTCATTATCGGCACCTGCGCGGCGTTCTCTCTCGTCACAGCCAGTCCCGTCGCGCTAGTCGTCGTCGGAACGATCATCGCCTTGTGGCTTCTCCTTCACTTCTTCAGGGAAGACCCTCTTCTTCTCTGGGGGTTTCAGGTCGGTGATCGGATGGTGGTGTGTTTCCTGGTCTTAGCTTCCGTTTGGGCCTTGTGGTTTACAAGCTCCGCCGTGAGCTTGGCCGTAGGTGTCAGCGTTGGCTTGCTATTGTGCACCGTTCACTCATTAATTAGGAACTCCGACGAACTTTTCCTTGAGGAAGACGATGCTATAACCGGAGGATTGATCGGGTCTAATCGCCGGTGA